The Coleofasciculus sp. FACHB-1120 genome segment TCTAACCATATTGTTAATAATGGCAGAATTCACAATAAAAAACCTAAAGAGAAATGTCAAAATTGTGGTAGGAAATTTATTGAAAGCCCTAACAACAAGATCATTGATAAGCATACGTTAGATTATATTTACAAAATGTTGCTGGAAAACATTCCTTTAGCAGGAATTGCGAGGGTGACTAGCGTTTCTAAAAAATGGCTTCAAAATTACGTTAATACTAAATATGCTTCAGTTCCTCAACAGGCAAAGGTTTCAAGCAAACATATATATAAATTAAATATCGAATGTGATGTACGCGAAGCGTTGCCGAAGGCTAACTTGGTCATTCGTTAATCATCAAGGTAATAAGCAGTGGATTTGGTTAGCATTGGATAAAAAAACCAGGGAAATTGTCGGTTGTTATATTGGCGACCGCAGTGAACAAGGGGCTAGAGGATTATGGAATTCTCTCCCATCAATTTATCGGCAATGTGCTGTTTGTTATACAGATTATTGGGCGGCTTATGAGCAAGTTATTCCAAGCAAACGGCATAAAGCCGTGGGTAAAAACAGTGGGATGACCAACCATATTGAGAGATTTAATAATACGATACGTCAAAGAATTTCTCGATTAGTTAGGAAAAGTTTGTCTTTTTCTAAAAAGTTAGAAAATCACATCGGGGCTATATGGTATTTTATCCATCATTATAATGCGTTGCTATCTATGTAAGAATTCTTTCACTACATATTTACCACTACCAATTAAAGATTATGCTAACTGTTAAGATAACCACTTGTCGAGGCAAATAAATAACCACAGCAAAGTCTAAAAATGAAAGTATTTTTAGTTTGTACATTTACCTTTTTATCACATATTTATCACCACCCGATTAAGTAATTTAACATCCTATACAATTTGACACTCATTCTTTTGGCAAGTCATCTTCAACTTTATCTAAAATTTTGGTCACAACTTCTTGATATCGAGTTAGGCTAAAAGTTTTCAACGTCTTCAGGCGAGTCTCTTCCCAGTCCACAGTAGGGGCTGTACCATTAATGATTGCAAGAATTGCTTGAGCTATCGATTCACCTGTCGGTTCGCAAGTCCAAAAGTCTACTTCTGGGTTAAAGAATTCTTTTATACCAGGAGAACTCATATTCAAAGTTGGGATTCCCATTGCTAGGGATTCGACTAGTTTGTTGGGGGTTGCACTATTACGCGCCCTTTCGTTATCACCAAATAGACCCAAGGCTAAGTCGCAGTTTTCTACTAAATATTTAGGGAGGGATTCATCAGAAAACTTTAAATCTTTTCTAAGAAAAACGCGATCGCTTAGTTCATTTTGCTTAATTTTTTTTTCGTAGGCATGAAAGCGTTCTGTATATCCCGAACCATCGGCACCAAATAAATTACAGGTAAAGGGTATTTCTTTTTCCTTCAAAATTTTCATAGCGTGTAATATATTATCTACTCCGTGCAGAGGAAGAAGTGTTCCCCACCAACAGATATTTAAAATACCATCCTGCATGAATTGTCTTTTAAGGGTTTGTTTGGCTTCGGTAAATAAAGGAGCAATAAAAACTTTATTTGGATCGAGTTCAATGTCTAAAACTTTTGCCCAGTAGGCAAGTTCATAAGTGGATAGATGAATAAGATAATCTGTTTTAGTAAACGCTAATCTATCTTTTTTTAATATTTTTTTGGCTGCGTTACTTCCTTCCTGGATATCATCCTTATTTCTTACATAAGTGTCATACATTGATATATAAGGTTCTATGACAAGTTTATTTTTAAAGAGTCTTGACATCCACAAAGCACTTTGAATAAAATTAGCACTCATGGGCAATACGTAGATTACGTCTGCCAAAGCAGCTTTTACAAAAAGCTCTATGATATAAAATTTGGAGAAAACTTTGCGAATAAATTGAGTAAAAAATGTTTGTTTTCCTCTTCCTCGGAGATAAAAGTCTGGATAGACGAAGGAAACATAGTATCCAGAATCCAACAAAAATTTAATTAAATTTTCGCACCGATAAGCTCCATGTACATTTCCATAGAGCAAAACCTTTATTTTCTGCTGCTTAAAAATTGCCATTGTTGATGCGGCTACCCTTTTCTAAATACAGTTCGGCTAGGTAAAAATTGGCACGTCTATGCCAATTTCAGTTCAATAGTCATTCTTATGAGCAATTGAGCCTGGTTAAAAGTAGTTAAATGTAAATGAGGCTTAGCTTAATAAAATTATTAAACAGAAGTTCCCCGAACTACTTAGTTACCGAAGTTGACATCCCTACTGATTTTTCCAGGTTAAAAATTTTATTTTGCATACTCTTTTTCAAGAAATAAAAGGGACTCACTAAACTGCTCAAGAAAAATTCCATTTCGCAGGCAGCAACTAGGTCAGTTTTCAACTTGCCTCTATATTTAATCAATTGAAGAATCGCTCGACGCAGATTTCCTAAAAGAATTCTGGTAATAATCACAGGCTTTTGCCAATTATTAGCATTAATCATTCGGAGCTGACAAATACTTAAGCCTACCCCCCGAATCAGGGTGATTAAATAATCTTTCTCTAGCCGCCACTTGGGAATTTGATGATAAATACACATTTCGGGGTTGTACCAAATTTCCCACCCAGCACGTCCGATGTAGAGTAGTGCTTCAAAATCTTCTCCTTTTGCTGCCAAAGATGACCCAACTGGCCCCTGGAGAGAAAGTTGAGCGGGAACGGTGTCTAGCCAAACTTGTTTTTGGACAACTAATCCGGCTCCTGGAGGAAGGCTTAAACTTTCCGGATCGTATAGATTAGCTTTTGAACCCCGTTCTTTCAGTGCCAAAAAAGATTGTATTCTTTCAAAATTTTGTGGCGGATAAACTTCAAATTCTCCTTTGATCTGCCCTCCAAAAGCACCCGCCTTGGGATGAGATTTTCCGAAGGAGTAGGCTGCTGCTACCCAATTAGGGTTCGGAAAATTATCATCATCCAAAAAACCAATAAAAGTACCTCTGGCTTCCTGAATAGCGCGTAATCTTGCAAACACTGCGCCTTGCTTTGGCTCAAAGTAATAGATGAGCGGATATGCTTGAGGCCAATTAGATTGATATTCTTGAATGATTTTAGCGGTGTTGTCAGTGCTATTGTTATCGACAACAACAATTTCCCAAAAAATCTGCTCGGTGCCCGTCTGCGATCGCAATCGCTCCAAAACAGTTGGTAGAAGCTTTTCTCCGTTGTAAGTGCGAATTGCTACAGTAAAGTCCACGTTAGACATATTTACAAACCCTGATTGGAGTGCGGAAGTTTCCCTCACTGTAGCCGTGGATTAAGCTATCATCAACCCCACGGCTAAATTTTGTATCCAGTCCGATTTCAAATTTAACCTTCCTGACTTATGGAGCGGTAGATACTTTTTTATCTACCAGTCCTGGTAAGGCATTCATGTCTTCTCTCAAGCCAAATATTTTAGCTTGCCCAATTTCTAAGTATTTATTTTTTAAAAGGAAAAAGGGACTAATCAAACTAGATAACAGTAGTTCCCATTCGCAAGCCGCAATCAAATCTCTTTGGCGATCTCCTCGATATTTAATCAGGTGAAGCATCAGCCTGCGGAGATCGTTGAACAGGTAAGCTGGAAAAGCGACAGGTCTTTGCCAGGTCTTAAGACCAAGCATCCGAATGTGATACCGGCTTAAACCCACGCAACGCATGAGAGAAATCAGGTAATCTTTTTCCAATCGCCAGCGGGGAATTTGATGATAAACACGCATTTCGGGGTTATACCAAATTTCCCAACCCGCCCGCTGAATATGCAATGTGGCTTCTAAATCTTCACTAGCTAATTTAGCTTCTCTGCCCTTGTGATTGAGGACGAGACGCTGGGGAACGTTCTCCAGCCAAGTTTGTCTGCGAACCACTAATCCAGCTCCTGGAGGTAGGATTCTCTTGCGCGGTTCGTAGCGGCTAGCGTTCGCGCCTCGATCTACTAATGCCAAGAAACAAGCGATTTTTTTAAAATTCTTTGGTGGCTCAATTTCAAAATTTCCCTGGATTCGGCTACCGTATGCACCTGCTTCGGGATGCGCTTGACCAAAGGCATAAGCAGCCGCAACCCAGTTAGAGTCAGGCAGGTTGTCATCATCTAAAAAGCCTATCAAAGTGCCTCTAGCTTCTTCAACAGCCCGTTGTCGTGCAAATGCTGCACCCTGCTCAGCTTCCAATGTGTAGTGTAACGGAGCCGTTTCTGACCAGTTGGCTTGATAGGCTTGAACAATTTTTGCTGTCTTGTCGGTGCTGTTGTTATCAACAACAAGAATTTCCCAAGAAAAGTGTTCGGTATTGATCTGCTCTCTAAGACGATCGAGAACTTCAGGTAAACGCTTTTCACTATTAAAGGTGGGAATGGCTACTGTAACGTCAACCATAAGTTTTGACCGTTTTTTTGAGAGATAGATGCCGATGTTGTATTAGTACTTGAGGTTTAAAAACACCAACTTCAAAACGAGGCAGGTTGCTAACGCTACCTACCGCTTTGGCGCTTTCTGCCGAATTGCGTGGGGGACATCAAGCGTCTGAGGATGCCTTTAATTCTTCTCCGTGATACTACTTAAGTAGACTCGCAATAGAGCGGTTGCTTCGTTGAGCGATCGCTCTTTTATGGTGGTCAACCTCAGTTACCTTGGTTAAACTACAGGATTAACTCAGGGTTTTTACGGAAAAGTTTATTGAATATTTCTGAAATCTTACCCGATCCTTCCGGATTTATCTCTGCAAGGGTAAGTAATTTTACGCGATCTTTAAATTAATGGGGTTTTACAGGAACTCCTGTGAAGCTTAGATAAAGTTAGTCTAAAAACGCCTTGATTTCCACTCAAATTTTTTAGAAATATACGTACGTAATATCATCAGTCTTAGGAAATAAGTATAATTTTTTAATTGAGGGTTTTCGAGGAGATTTGTATATTCCAGAATGGCGAGTGAGCGGATCAACTGGCTAAATTCTCGTGGTCTTGGCGGTGGCCTTCAGCCATCGTCTGGCAGTGAGGATGCGATCGGGCTGAGCTGGTGATGTGCATCACCAGGCACGACTTAATTCCCTCGTTCCGCTAAAATATTTGGAATAAGTAAATGCTTAATGTCTTTGAGTTGGAGGGTGCGGCTTCTCCCCTCAAAATGTGCTGAGTGTCGAGCCTTTATTAGGATTCACTCAGTTCTCAATCCCGAACAAACTGGGGTGTAGGTCGCGCAAGTATTTGATGAATTCACAAGACCACCAATTTACACCAGAACAATCTCAGTCACCGCCAGAACCCGTGCCGCAGCTCAAGCGCACCGTTCATCCAGACAGCCTGAAATTTATGAATATGGCAAAAGAGATTCTCGATAGCCCAGCCGTTCAACAAGCTGTTGAGGGTGAAAAGCAAAAAGCCAAAGATGGGAACTCATAGGTGATTGAAGAAAAGTAGGGACATAGGCATTGCCTGTGTCCCTACGAGGACTGACGATTGACGATTCCCCATTACCAAGCCCTGGATAATGGGTAATTTGTATCTGAGATTCAGTGGTTCAGTACCCAGTTGACGAGAGTGCGGACACCATAACCCGTAGCACCGGAATTGTTGACCCCGTTCTCTTTATCCGCCCAGACGGGACCCGCAATGTCGAGGTGCGCCCAAGGTGTCTCTTGGATAAACTGTTTCAAAAAGAGGGCAGCCGTAATCGAACCACCCGGACGAGGGCCGGTATTTTTCAGATCGGCAATCGGGGACTTGATGCCTTCAAAGTATTTCTCTTCCATCGGCATCCGCCACAGCTTTTCACCTGCCTTTTCCGATGCTTGCAGCAACTCTTGAGCAACTGTGTCATCAGGGGTAAACAACCCAGCGATATCATCGCCTAGGGCAATGACACAAGCACCCGTCAGTGTGGCTAAATCGACAATGGCATCAACGCCGAGTTTTTCCGCAAATACCAGCGCATCGGCTAAAGTCAATCGACCTTCCGCATCCGTGTTGTTCACTTCAATCGTTTTGCCGTTGGATGCCTTGAGGATGTCGCCTGGGTGCATGGCGTGACCGCTGATCATATTCTCAGTCACTGCTGAGATAAAGTGAACTTCGACATCTGGTTTGAGTTGACCAATCGCGTTCGCCGCACCGAGGGTAGCCGCAGCACCCCCCATGTCCATTTTCATGGTTTCGATGCCGCTACCCGCGCCCTTAATGTTCAGTCCACCCGAATCGAAGGTCAGACCCTTGCCGATGATTGCCAATTTACGGCGGGGCGTGCCTTCCGGCTTGTAGGTGAGATGGATAAACTTCGGCGGCATATCGGAAGCTTTGGCAACACCAAGGAACGCCCCCATGCCCAATTGTTCGCACTCTTCTTGTTCCAGAATTTCCAACTGGAGGTTGTGATTAGAAGCGATCGCTTGTGCCGTTTGAGCCATCGTTATCGGAGTGCATTCATTCGGCGGTGCAGCAACCAGTTCCCGCGCCAGAATCACGCCCGAAGCTAGGAATTGAGCGCGAGTAATAGCTTCTTCCTGACCTGCCAATCCGAGTAAATCCACCCGCTCTAGCAGTGGCTCCTTATCCTCCGGTTCTGACTTAAAGCGATTATCCTTATGAAGAGCCAGTAATATCCCTTCAGCGATCGCCCCAGCCGTTGCATCAGGAGCCTGATTCCACACCGGCAGGCTAATCCCCAGGATTTTACTCTTTTCCTTCTTCGCTAACCGCGCGATCGC includes the following:
- a CDS encoding leucyl aminopeptidase, with translation MDIRAIDTPRLDWTGDALALGFFEDAVEVTDDLAVLDEKLSGTLNELIAETEFKGKEGSSAVTRVGAGSPVRKIILVGLGKAEAFQPDTLRRIGAAIARLAKKEKSKILGISLPVWNQAPDATAGAIAEGILLALHKDNRFKSEPEDKEPLLERVDLLGLAGQEEAITRAQFLASGVILARELVAAPPNECTPITMAQTAQAIASNHNLQLEILEQEECEQLGMGAFLGVAKASDMPPKFIHLTYKPEGTPRRKLAIIGKGLTFDSGGLNIKGAGSGIETMKMDMGGAAATLGAANAIGQLKPDVEVHFISAVTENMISGHAMHPGDILKASNGKTIEVNNTDAEGRLTLADALVFAEKLGVDAIVDLATLTGACVIALGDDIAGLFTPDDTVAQELLQASEKAGEKLWRMPMEEKYFEGIKSPIADLKNTGPRPGGSITAALFLKQFIQETPWAHLDIAGPVWADKENGVNNSGATGYGVRTLVNWVLNH
- a CDS encoding glycosyltransferase, with protein sequence MAIFKQQKIKVLLYGNVHGAYRCENLIKFLLDSGYYVSFVYPDFYLRGRGKQTFFTQFIRKVFSKFYIIELFVKAALADVIYVLPMSANFIQSALWMSRLFKNKLVIEPYISMYDTYVRNKDDIQEGSNAAKKILKKDRLAFTKTDYLIHLSTYELAYWAKVLDIELDPNKVFIAPLFTEAKQTLKRQFMQDGILNICWWGTLLPLHGVDNILHAMKILKEKEIPFTCNLFGADGSGYTERFHAYEKKIKQNELSDRVFLRKDLKFSDESLPKYLVENCDLALGLFGDNERARNSATPNKLVESLAMGIPTLNMSSPGIKEFFNPEVDFWTCEPTGESIAQAILAIINGTAPTVDWEETRLKTLKTFSLTRYQEVVTKILDKVEDDLPKE
- the hpsE gene encoding hormogonium polysaccharide biosynthesis glycosyltransferase HpsE is translated as MVDVTVAIPTFNSEKRLPEVLDRLREQINTEHFSWEILVVDNNSTDKTAKIVQAYQANWSETAPLHYTLEAEQGAAFARQRAVEEARGTLIGFLDDDNLPDSNWVAAAYAFGQAHPEAGAYGSRIQGNFEIEPPKNFKKIACFLALVDRGANASRYEPRKRILPPGAGLVVRRQTWLENVPQRLVLNHKGREAKLASEDLEATLHIQRAGWEIWYNPEMRVYHQIPRWRLEKDYLISLMRCVGLSRYHIRMLGLKTWQRPVAFPAYLFNDLRRLMLHLIKYRGDRQRDLIAACEWELLLSSLISPFFLLKNKYLEIGQAKIFGLREDMNALPGLVDKKVSTAP
- the hpsE gene encoding hormogonium polysaccharide biosynthesis glycosyltransferase HpsE; translated protein: MSNVDFTVAIRTYNGEKLLPTVLERLRSQTGTEQIFWEIVVVDNNSTDNTAKIIQEYQSNWPQAYPLIYYFEPKQGAVFARLRAIQEARGTFIGFLDDDNFPNPNWVAAAYSFGKSHPKAGAFGGQIKGEFEVYPPQNFERIQSFLALKERGSKANLYDPESLSLPPGAGLVVQKQVWLDTVPAQLSLQGPVGSSLAAKGEDFEALLYIGRAGWEIWYNPEMCIYHQIPKWRLEKDYLITLIRGVGLSICQLRMINANNWQKPVIITRILLGNLRRAILQLIKYRGKLKTDLVAACEMEFFLSSLVSPFYFLKKSMQNKIFNLEKSVGMSTSVTK